One genomic region from Rosa rugosa chromosome 1, drRosRugo1.1, whole genome shotgun sequence encodes:
- the LOC133734106 gene encoding uncharacterized protein LOC133734106 → MTLLPFCVLRNCTAHLYDFCRRVSSALLSTERPLGGETGHQKVLFRDATPQLCFPKGLKLTIERKREERSTRIKQLQILRSLIRLLETESILHLEEVFELEMFTQFPSYSELYDTLTVAVIQNLKIIQILHSISHSININSKVWQIYVTHTLPKLIKKGDDRL, encoded by the exons ATGACCCTTTTGCCCTTTTGTGTTTTAAGGAATTGCACAGCCCACCTGTACGATTTCTGTCGCCGCGTGTCTTCTGCGCTTCTCTCCACCGAACGCCCGCTTGGGGGAGAGACAGGACATCAGAAAGTGCTGTTTAGGGACGCCACACCTCAGCTCTGTTTTCCCAAAGGACTGAAATTGACcattgagagaaagagagaagaaagaagcacAAGAATAAAGCAGCTTCAAATCCTTCGCAGTTTGATAAG ATTGTTAGAGACGGAAAGTATCTTACACTTGGAGGAAGTTTTTGAGTTAGAAATGTTCACTCAATTTCCAAGTTATTCCGAACTTTATGACACCTTAACTGTTGCTGTTATTCAGAACTTGAAGATTATTCAG ATACTACATTCCATTAGCCATTCAATTAATATAAATAGCAAAGTCTGGCAGATATATGTGACACATACTCTTCCAAAACTGATCAAAAAAGGAGACGATCGATTGTAA
- the LOC133706411 gene encoding metalloendoproteinase 3-MMP-like produces the protein MASKSNLFLFTITLLLALLTLLSYATASHPHNKSSSPFEFLEHLKGCHKGDKVKGINDLKKYLEKYGYLNYKNHSHSDDDDFDDLLEEAIKTYQINYHLKSTGTLDGKTVSKMMTPRCGMPDIINGTSSMRSAKKRHHHGSIHTTAHYSFFQGNLKWPSSKYHLTYGFLPNTPSEAMGAVARAFATWAGNTHFTFSQSQSYENADLKISFHKGDHGDGNSFDGPGGVLAHAFSPSDGRFHYDADEPWSVGATPGAYDLETVALHEIGHLLGLGHSSVEGAIMAPAIPPGMTKSLHGDDIQGIRALYNV, from the exons ATGGCATCCAAATCTAATCTTTTTCTCTTTACTATCACTCTCCTGCTCGCCCTTCTTACTCTCCtctcttatgcaactgcttctCATCCCCACAACAAGAGCTCTTCCCCATTTGAGTTCCTTGAACATCTCAAGGGTTGCCACAAAGGTGATAAGGTCAAAGGCATCAATGATCtcaaaaaataccttgaaaagtACGGTTACTTGAACTACAAGAACCACAGTCATTCGGACGATGATGATTTTGACGACCTTTTGGAGGAAGCCATCAAGACTTACCAGATCAATTACCACCTCAAGTCCACCGGAACATTAGACGGCAAAACAGTGTCGAAGATGATGACACCTCGTTGTGGCATGCCGGATATCATCAATGGCACCTCGTCCATGAGATCAGCCAAGAAAAGGCACCACCATG GTTCAATTCATACCACTGCTCACTACTCATTTTTCCAGGGAAATCTAAAATGGCCTTCTTCTAAATACCATCTCACTTACGGTTTTCTCCCCAACACCCCATCTGAAGCCATGGGCGCTGTCGCACGGGCTTTCGCAACATGGGCTGGAAACACTCACTTCACGTTCAGCCAGTCCCAAAGTTACGAGAATGCGGATTTGAAGATTAGTTTTCATAAGGGTGATCATGGAGACGGGAATTCATTTGACGGCCCGGGCGGGGTCCTAGCCCATGCTTTTAGCCCGTCGGATGGAAGATTCCACTACGACGCAGATGAGCCTTGGTCTGTGGGTGCTACACCAGGTGCTTATGACTTGGAGACTGTGGCTTTGCATGAAATTGGGCATCTTCTGGGACTTGGACATAGCTCAGTGGAGGGAGCTATCATGGCCCCAGCTATTCCCCCGGGAATGACTAAAAGTTTGCATGGGGACGATATTCAAGGAATCAGGGCTTTATACAACGTCTGA